In one window of Prevotella sp. E13-17 DNA:
- a CDS encoding LolA-like putative outer membrane lipoprotein chaperone, whose amino-acid sequence MKRLFFVMMLLASQMTFTHVAAQTAKQVLDKCAAVVSNKNGVSAHFKMTSAQYGHTSGDIAVKGRMFRASTNLSKMWFDGKTLWTYMNKNDEVNVTTPSESQLQVLNPYNFINLYKTGFSYTMTKSSGFYRVHLTAKDAKRRVQEMFITVDQKSFQPTEVKLLQKSKWTTFTISNFKKDKIADAQFRFNAKDFPSAEVIDLR is encoded by the coding sequence ATGAAAAGATTGTTTTTCGTGATGATGCTTTTGGCATCACAAATGACGTTTACACATGTCGCAGCGCAGACAGCTAAGCAAGTGCTCGACAAGTGTGCAGCTGTGGTAAGCAACAAGAATGGTGTATCAGCTCATTTCAAAATGACGAGTGCACAGTATGGACATACAAGTGGAGATATTGCAGTGAAAGGTCGTATGTTTCGGGCCTCTACTAATTTATCTAAGATGTGGTTTGACGGCAAGACGCTGTGGACCTATATGAATAAGAATGATGAGGTCAATGTCACAACTCCAAGTGAGTCACAATTGCAGGTGCTGAATCCTTATAATTTTATTAATCTGTATAAGACTGGCTTCAGCTACACAATGACAAAATCATCGGGCTTCTATCGTGTCCACCTTACTGCCAAAGATGCAAAGCGTCGGGTTCAGGAGATGTTTATCACTGTAGATCAAAAGAGTTTCCAGCCCACCGAAGTGAAGTTGCTGCAGAAATCAAAGTGGACGACCTTCACTATCAGTAATTTCAAGAAAGACAAGATTGCCGATGCGCAGTTCCGTTTTAATGCAAAAGATTTCCCCTCAGCAGAGGTTATAGATTTACGCTGA
- a CDS encoding DNA translocase FtsK, whose protein sequence is MAKKTTRNGRSTKTQAPSLMESIGLSSFKQIFQNERLHFVLGMLLFAVSVFLIWAFISYFTTGQFDQSIIEDTNPGEMANQNGEFRNACGSLGAKSAYFFMSHCFGVSAFCIPVFLFLVSLRLMKAYQAKLIKWFFCLMLLMLWTSVSLAMFVSPVVPDLHFNLGGGHGLWAGKMIEGFVGMPGLAAIMICIALLFFIYVSSETIIILRKVLNPLTLIPKNVPFTINSSDDANANNANGHLNIVEDPEVFDDPISETVEFKDDNLRSVEPEIPATPIGFNDEEPAVQVPANENENSNDDIIIDINTGEADDKAEGALVNVEEMEPYDPKRDLENYHYPTLDLLKVYESDGKPYIDMEEQNRNKNRIVDVLRSFGVEISSIKATVGPTITLYEITPASGVKISRIRNLEDDIALSLAALGIRIIAPIPGKGTIGIEVPNAKQNIVSMESILNSKKFQESTMELPCAMGKTITNEVFMFDLTKAPHLLVAGATGQGKSVGLNAILTSLLYKKHPAEMKIVLVDPKMVEFSIYRTISKHFLAALPEQADDPIITDTSKVVRTLQSLCVEMDARYELLMAAGERNIKDYNRKFIARKLNPEKGHKFMPYIVVVIDEFGDLIMTAGKEIELPIARIAQKARAVGIHMIIATQRPTTNIITGTIKANFPARIAFKVSQGIDSKTILDRMGAQQLIGRGDMLYLQGNDPIRVQCAFVDTPEVDGINQFIAKQQGYLAPYELPEPPVGDGEESGGANDADLSHLDPMFEDAARLIVGSQQGSTSLIQRKFAIGYNRAGRLMDQLEKAGIVGAAHGSKPREVLIKDEVSLENLLSQIR, encoded by the coding sequence ATGGCTAAGAAAACCACAAGAAACGGTAGGAGCACCAAGACACAAGCACCATCATTGATGGAGTCGATAGGTTTAAGTAGTTTTAAACAGATATTTCAAAACGAGCGTTTGCACTTTGTATTAGGTATGCTGCTCTTCGCAGTATCTGTTTTTCTAATCTGGGCCTTTATATCATACTTTACCACTGGACAATTTGATCAAAGTATTATTGAAGATACCAATCCTGGCGAGATGGCTAATCAGAATGGCGAATTTCGTAACGCCTGCGGTTCACTAGGTGCCAAGTCAGCTTATTTTTTTATGAGCCATTGTTTTGGTGTCTCTGCTTTCTGTATTCCAGTATTCCTGTTTTTGGTTTCGTTGAGATTGATGAAGGCTTATCAAGCAAAACTTATTAAGTGGTTCTTCTGCTTGATGCTACTCATGCTGTGGACGTCAGTTTCTTTGGCAATGTTTGTCTCGCCTGTTGTTCCTGATTTGCACTTCAATCTTGGCGGAGGTCATGGTCTATGGGCAGGCAAGATGATAGAAGGATTTGTCGGTATGCCGGGCTTAGCTGCCATTATGATTTGCATTGCCTTGCTCTTCTTTATATATGTAAGTAGTGAAACAATCATTATTTTGAGGAAGGTGCTGAATCCGTTGACACTAATCCCCAAGAATGTACCCTTCACGATTAATTCATCTGATGATGCTAATGCCAATAACGCTAATGGACATCTTAATATCGTGGAAGATCCAGAGGTGTTCGATGACCCCATTTCTGAAACAGTAGAATTCAAGGATGATAATTTGAGAAGTGTTGAACCCGAAATCCCTGCTACTCCTATAGGTTTCAATGACGAAGAACCGGCCGTTCAGGTTCCTGCAAATGAAAATGAGAATAGCAACGATGATATTATCATTGATATTAATACGGGCGAAGCTGATGACAAGGCAGAAGGCGCTTTGGTAAATGTAGAAGAGATGGAGCCCTATGATCCTAAGCGTGATTTGGAGAACTATCATTATCCGACACTCGATCTGTTGAAAGTTTATGAGAGCGATGGAAAACCATATATTGATATGGAAGAACAGAATCGCAACAAGAATCGCATTGTTGACGTGTTGCGTAGCTTTGGTGTAGAGATTAGTTCCATCAAGGCCACCGTCGGTCCTACCATCACGTTGTACGAGATAACACCAGCATCGGGCGTGAAGATTTCGCGTATTAGAAATCTTGAGGACGATATTGCATTGAGTCTTGCTGCCCTCGGCATTCGTATCATTGCGCCTATTCCAGGTAAAGGTACTATTGGTATTGAGGTGCCTAATGCCAAACAGAACATCGTGTCGATGGAATCCATCTTGAACTCCAAGAAATTTCAGGAATCTACCATGGAGCTCCCTTGTGCTATGGGTAAGACCATTACCAATGAGGTTTTTATGTTTGACCTCACCAAAGCTCCACACCTCTTGGTAGCTGGTGCCACTGGTCAGGGTAAGTCAGTTGGATTGAATGCAATCTTGACATCTTTACTCTACAAAAAGCATCCTGCCGAGATGAAAATCGTACTGGTTGACCCTAAGATGGTTGAATTCAGTATCTACCGTACGATATCAAAGCATTTTTTGGCAGCATTGCCCGAACAAGCCGACGACCCCATTATTACCGATACCTCTAAGGTGGTTCGTACGTTGCAGTCACTCTGCGTAGAGATGGATGCCCGATATGAGTTACTTATGGCTGCAGGTGAGAGAAATATTAAGGATTACAACCGTAAATTTATTGCACGCAAGCTTAATCCAGAGAAGGGACATAAGTTTATGCCTTATATCGTGGTCGTTATTGATGAGTTTGGTGATTTGATAATGACCGCAGGCAAAGAAATAGAACTGCCCATCGCTCGTATAGCCCAAAAGGCTCGCGCTGTAGGTATTCACATGATCATTGCCACACAGCGTCCTACCACTAATATTATTACGGGTACTATTAAGGCCAACTTCCCGGCGCGCATTGCTTTCAAGGTGTCACAAGGTATAGATTCAAAGACCATCCTCGACCGTATGGGGGCTCAGCAGTTAATTGGACGTGGAGATATGCTATATTTGCAGGGCAACGATCCTATCCGCGTACAATGCGCTTTTGTTGATACACCGGAAGTGGACGGTATCAATCAGTTCATAGCTAAGCAGCAAGGATATCTTGCTCCTTATGAACTGCCAGAACCTCCCGTTGGTGATGGTGAAGAGAGTGGAGGTGCCAACGATGCTGACCTGTCTCATCTCGATCCAATGTTTGAAGATGCTGCTCGCTTGATTGTTGGCAGTCAACAAGGTTCAACCAGCCTTATTCAACGTAAGTTTGCGATTGGCTACAATCGTGCAGGCCGACTGATGGACCAGCTGGAGAAAGCAGGCATTGTTGGTGCAGCTCATGGTTCTAAGCCCCGTGAAGTGCTGATAAAGGACGAAGTAAGTCTTGAGAATCTGTTGAGTCAGATTAGATGA
- a CDS encoding 3'-5' exonuclease: MSKTIYNKYDKKLIASLPVATFEGRIIVILTAGEAEKAVNYLLSQPILGFDTETRPSFKKGQHHQVSLLQVSTEDTCFLFRLNHTGMTPALLQLLTDKTVKKIGLSWHDDLNALHKLSDFKAGCFTDIQDFAKVLGIEDLSLQKLYANLFGQKISKRQQLSNWEADILSDKQKVYAATDAWACIKIYQELVRLKETNDYQLVIQQEDHAHAEI, encoded by the coding sequence ATGTCAAAGACGATATACAACAAATACGACAAGAAGTTGATTGCCTCGCTACCAGTGGCCACCTTTGAGGGAAGAATCATTGTAATCTTAACTGCTGGCGAAGCCGAGAAAGCGGTCAACTATCTTCTGTCTCAACCAATACTTGGCTTTGACACAGAGACGCGTCCGTCGTTCAAGAAAGGACAGCATCATCAGGTGTCCCTGCTTCAGGTTTCAACAGAAGACACATGTTTCCTGTTTAGGCTGAACCATACGGGAATGACTCCTGCGCTACTACAGCTGCTCACCGACAAGACTGTGAAAAAGATTGGATTATCTTGGCACGACGACTTGAATGCGCTACATAAGTTAAGCGACTTTAAGGCAGGTTGTTTCACAGATATTCAAGACTTTGCAAAAGTGCTAGGCATAGAAGACCTCAGTTTGCAGAAGCTCTATGCCAACCTCTTTGGACAGAAAATCAGCAAGCGACAACAGTTGAGCAACTGGGAAGCAGACATATTAAGCGACAAGCAGAAAGTATATGCAGCAACCGATGCTTGGGCGTGTATCAAAATATACCAAGAACTGGTTAGGCTGAAAGAGACAAATGACTATCAACTCGTAATACAACAAGAAGACCATGCTCATGCAGAAATATAG
- a CDS encoding class I SAM-dependent rRNA methyltransferase: MQKYRKIYLKKGKEESLLRFHPWVFSGAIQQIDEGIEEGETVQVLTSRNEFIAVGHYQQGSIAVRVLSFSNVAIDEKFWQSRLSSAYQMRLSTGIAGNPNNNTYRLVHGEGDNLPGLIIDVYGPTAVMQAHSIGMHLCRHDIARELINVMGSHIKSIYYKSETTLPYMEPENGFIYGGCDDDTALENGLKFHVDWLHGQKTGFFVDQRENRSLLEHYAKGKKVLNMFCYTGGFSFYAMRGGAKLVHSVDSSAKAIDLTRSNVELNFPGDKRHEAFCEDAFKFLDGMDGKYDLIILDPPAFAKHRGALHNALKGYTRLNNKAFEKIAKGGILFTFSCSQVVTKEHFRNAVFTAAAQAKRKVRILHQLHQPADHPVNIYHPEGEYLKGLVLYVE, from the coding sequence ATGCAGAAATATAGAAAGATCTATCTAAAAAAAGGCAAAGAAGAAAGCCTGCTACGTTTTCATCCCTGGGTTTTCTCGGGTGCTATTCAGCAAATAGATGAAGGTATAGAAGAAGGAGAAACTGTTCAGGTGCTGACCTCGCGCAATGAATTTATAGCTGTAGGCCACTATCAGCAGGGGTCTATAGCTGTGCGCGTTTTATCGTTCAGCAATGTGGCTATTGATGAAAAATTCTGGCAGTCGCGTCTTTCTTCGGCCTATCAGATGCGTCTTAGCACTGGCATTGCGGGCAATCCCAACAACAACACTTATAGATTGGTGCATGGCGAAGGTGACAATCTGCCAGGGTTGATTATAGATGTGTATGGACCTACTGCCGTCATGCAGGCACATAGCATCGGCATGCATCTGTGTCGCCACGATATTGCCCGCGAATTAATTAATGTGATGGGCAGTCATATCAAGAGTATTTATTATAAAAGCGAGACTACCCTACCCTACATGGAACCCGAGAATGGTTTCATTTACGGTGGATGCGACGACGATACAGCACTTGAAAATGGTCTGAAGTTTCATGTTGACTGGCTACATGGTCAGAAAACGGGTTTCTTTGTTGATCAGCGCGAGAACCGTTCGTTGCTTGAACATTATGCCAAAGGCAAAAAAGTGCTGAACATGTTCTGCTACACGGGTGGTTTCTCGTTCTATGCCATGCGGGGCGGGGCCAAGTTAGTCCACTCTGTTGACAGTTCGGCTAAGGCTATCGACCTTACCCGTAGCAATGTGGAACTGAATTTTCCTGGCGACAAACGTCATGAGGCTTTCTGTGAAGATGCATTCAAGTTCCTTGATGGAATGGATGGAAAATATGACCTAATAATCTTGGATCCGCCTGCTTTTGCAAAACACAGAGGTGCGCTTCATAACGCATTGAAAGGCTATACACGCCTGAACAACAAGGCTTTTGAGAAGATTGCTAAAGGAGGCATTCTGTTCACGTTCTCTTGTTCTCAGGTAGTCACGAAGGAGCATTTCCGTAATGCAGTCTTTACAGCTGCCGCTCAGGCCAAGCGAAAAGTACGCATTCTCCACCAATTGCACCAACCGGCAGATCATCCCGTGAACATTTATCACCCAGAAGGTGAGTATCTGAAAGGACTTGTTCTATATGTTGAATAA
- the tilS gene encoding tRNA lysidine(34) synthetase TilS, translating to MLNKVKQFIERHHLLDISQKYLVALSGGADSVCLLLMLKELGYELEAVHCNFKLRGEESYRDEAFVKQLCDEQQIDLHLIHFDTKTYASLHKVSIEMAARELRYNYFEQLRKDLGCAGICVAHHEDDTVETILMNILRGTGLRGLTGIKPCNGHILRPLLCISRRNIETWLEGKGQTYVTDSTNLEADILRNKLRLQVIPLLNQISPSAKTNILKTARHISEATVVYEKSINDTLAQILKNDTISIEQLCQEPSPESILYEWLNPKGFSSQTIESISDSLDQLQSGREWTSSTHQLTIHRGQLVAEPLFSALPTLQIPETGIYHYNGTEKYHIRNVEGKLVLFDHQSACLDAEKLRFPLTIRPVLTGDRFQPFGMKGTRLVSDFLTDTHLNIFEKRRTLVICDARGNIVWLVGHRPDHRFCVTDSTKNTIVISIEKLK from the coding sequence ATGTTGAATAAGGTAAAGCAGTTCATCGAACGTCATCATTTGCTCGATATATCACAGAAATATCTGGTGGCCCTCAGCGGAGGAGCAGACAGTGTCTGCCTTCTGCTGATGCTGAAAGAACTGGGATATGAATTAGAGGCTGTTCATTGCAATTTTAAATTACGCGGCGAAGAGAGCTACAGAGATGAGGCGTTTGTGAAACAGCTTTGCGACGAACAACAGATAGATTTACACTTGATACATTTTGATACCAAGACCTATGCATCACTTCACAAGGTTAGCATTGAAATGGCAGCACGCGAGCTGCGCTACAACTACTTTGAGCAGCTGAGAAAAGACTTAGGATGTGCCGGCATCTGCGTGGCTCACCATGAGGACGATACTGTAGAAACCATACTGATGAACATCCTGCGCGGTACTGGATTACGCGGATTAACTGGTATCAAACCTTGCAACGGCCATATCTTACGTCCATTGTTATGTATCAGCCGTCGTAATATAGAAACGTGGCTTGAGGGCAAAGGACAGACTTACGTCACAGACAGCACAAATCTTGAAGCCGATATTTTACGAAACAAACTGAGATTACAAGTAATACCACTACTGAATCAGATATCGCCAAGTGCCAAAACAAATATTTTGAAGACGGCTCGCCACATTAGCGAAGCAACTGTTGTCTATGAAAAAAGCATCAATGACACACTTGCACAAATTCTGAAGAATGATACCATCTCAATAGAACAACTTTGCCAAGAGCCTTCACCCGAGAGTATTCTCTACGAATGGCTAAATCCAAAGGGGTTCTCTTCACAAACAATCGAAAGTATCAGCGACTCACTGGACCAACTACAGTCGGGACGCGAGTGGACATCGTCCACACATCAGTTGACGATCCATCGTGGTCAGCTTGTTGCCGAACCACTATTCTCGGCATTACCAACCCTGCAAATACCAGAAACTGGCATCTACCATTACAATGGAACCGAAAAGTATCACATTAGGAATGTAGAAGGAAAACTGGTCTTATTCGACCACCAAAGTGCCTGTTTAGATGCAGAAAAGCTACGCTTTCCACTCACAATTCGTCCTGTTTTGACAGGCGATCGCTTTCAACCTTTTGGAATGAAAGGCACCAGATTGGTGAGTGACTTCCTTACCGATACACATTTAAACATTTTCGAAAAGCGAAGAACGCTGGTTATCTGTGATGCAAGAGGGAATATTGTTTGGCTTGTTGGTCATCGACCCGACCATCGTTTCTGCGTCACCGACAGCACTAAGAACACAATTGTTATTTCCATAGAAAAACTAAAGTAA
- a CDS encoding tagaturonate reductase, translating into MKPLNKHFAPKSVMPEKVIQFGEGNFLRAFVDWIIWNMNQKTNFNGSVVVVQPLAQGMVDWLNGQDCLYHVNLQGRENGKPVNTLERIDVISRCLNPYSQNEAFMALADQPEIRFVISNTTEAGINFDPECKLDDKPASSYPGKLVQLLYRRYQTFNGDPTKGLIIFPCELIFLNGHVLKDCIRKYIELWKLPKDFSKWFEESCGVYATLVDRIVPGFPRKEIAQIQEKIGYRDNLVVQAENFHLWVIEAPKEVANEFPADKAGLHVLFVPSEEPYHKRKVTLLNGPHTVLSPVAYLSGINIVRDACNHEIIGKYIHKVQFEELMQTLDLPMEELEKFASDVLERFDNPFVDHQVTSIMLNSFPKFQARDLPGLKTYLERKGELPKGLVFGLAAIITYYKGGKRQDGAEITPNDDPKIIELLQQLWATNDTQKVADGVLAADFIWQEDLNKVDGLNKMVKEFLDLIQLKGMLEAVKTIL; encoded by the coding sequence TTGAAACCGTTAAACAAGCATTTTGCACCTAAGAGCGTAATGCCCGAGAAGGTGATTCAGTTTGGCGAAGGAAATTTCCTTCGTGCTTTCGTTGATTGGATTATCTGGAACATGAACCAGAAAACCAATTTCAATGGATCAGTCGTTGTAGTACAACCTCTGGCACAAGGTATGGTTGATTGGTTGAATGGACAGGACTGCCTGTATCATGTCAATCTGCAGGGACGTGAAAACGGAAAACCCGTCAACACACTGGAGCGTATTGACGTGATTAGCCGTTGTCTGAACCCCTATTCTCAGAACGAGGCTTTTATGGCACTTGCCGATCAACCTGAAATTCGTTTTGTGATCTCAAACACAACAGAAGCTGGTATTAATTTTGATCCAGAGTGCAAACTGGATGACAAGCCCGCTAGCAGCTACCCGGGCAAACTTGTGCAGTTATTGTATCGTCGCTACCAGACATTCAACGGTGATCCCACAAAAGGCCTGATTATATTCCCTTGCGAGCTAATTTTCCTGAATGGTCATGTTCTCAAGGACTGCATCCGCAAATATATTGAGCTATGGAAGTTGCCAAAGGACTTCAGCAAGTGGTTCGAAGAGTCTTGCGGTGTTTATGCAACGTTGGTAGATCGTATCGTTCCTGGTTTCCCTCGTAAGGAGATTGCACAGATTCAGGAAAAGATTGGCTATCGTGACAACCTCGTGGTTCAAGCAGAGAACTTCCACCTATGGGTCATCGAAGCGCCAAAAGAGGTGGCTAACGAGTTCCCCGCCGACAAAGCAGGTCTGCACGTTCTGTTCGTGCCATCAGAGGAGCCCTACCACAAGCGTAAGGTTACGCTTCTGAATGGTCCTCATACCGTTCTCTCACCTGTGGCATATCTCAGCGGCATCAATATCGTTCGCGATGCTTGCAATCACGAGATCATTGGCAAATACATTCACAAAGTTCAGTTTGAAGAGCTGATGCAGACACTTGATCTTCCCATGGAAGAATTGGAGAAGTTTGCTAGCGACGTACTGGAGCGCTTCGACAATCCCTTTGTTGATCATCAAGTGACCAGCATTATGCTGAACTCATTCCCCAAATTCCAGGCTCGCGACCTGCCCGGTTTAAAGACATATTTAGAGCGAAAGGGCGAACTGCCAAAGGGACTCGTCTTCGGACTTGCAGCCATTATCACATACTATAAAGGCGGTAAGCGCCAAGATGGTGCGGAGATAACGCCTAATGACGATCCTAAGATCATCGAACTGCTGCAACAACTGTGGGCAACAAACGACACACAGAAAGTGGCTGATGGTGTGCTTGCAGCCGACTTTATCTGGCAGGAAGATCTTAATAAGGTTGATGGATTGAACAAAATGGTTAAAGAATTCCTTGATCTCATCCAGCTCAAAGGTATGCTTGAGGCCGTTAAGACAATACTTTAG
- a CDS encoding endonuclease/exonuclease/phosphatase family protein — translation MILSLLLSSFLTFVELNCENLFDTTHDVGKEDSEFLPEGKRHWTRTRYWGKLNRIGQEILSCSSCLPDIVALVEVENDSVLHQLTRRSLLRNAGYEYLMTTSPDVRGLDVALLFQPASFRPLCYESIEVPVLPGMRPTRDVLYVQGQIITGDTLHIYVVHAPSRYGGERETRSYRMKVAQMISQQVQLCHQENVIITGDFNDYIDNASLKYLEEFSLVNVTKNSQGKNGYAKGTYRYHGEWRSLDHFFCSEKVANRVEQTYINDEAFLLDEDTRFGGKRPLRSFNGVRFQKGFSDHLPLIVKFKF, via the coding sequence ATGATATTATCCCTTTTGCTGTCCTCCTTTCTCACATTTGTTGAGTTAAACTGTGAAAACCTGTTTGACACAACTCACGATGTGGGGAAGGAGGACAGTGAGTTTCTGCCCGAGGGGAAACGTCATTGGACAAGAACTCGCTATTGGGGAAAATTGAATAGAATCGGTCAAGAGATCTTGTCGTGTTCCTCATGTCTGCCAGATATTGTCGCATTGGTAGAAGTTGAAAATGATTCGGTATTGCATCAGCTGACGCGACGTTCTTTGTTGCGTAATGCAGGTTATGAGTATTTGATGACCACTTCACCCGATGTACGTGGGCTCGATGTTGCGTTACTCTTTCAACCGGCTTCTTTTCGTCCGCTTTGCTATGAGTCAATAGAGGTGCCAGTATTGCCGGGGATGCGACCAACACGCGATGTGCTGTATGTGCAGGGACAAATTATAACAGGCGATACACTACATATTTATGTGGTTCACGCTCCAAGCAGATATGGTGGTGAACGTGAAACACGCTCGTATCGCATGAAAGTGGCACAGATGATAAGCCAGCAAGTGCAATTATGTCATCAGGAAAACGTAATTATCACAGGCGACTTTAATGATTATATCGATAATGCATCGTTGAAGTACCTGGAAGAATTCTCACTTGTCAACGTCACCAAGAACTCACAAGGTAAAAATGGATATGCAAAAGGCACCTATCGTTATCATGGTGAGTGGCGCTCTTTGGATCACTTTTTCTGTTCGGAAAAGGTGGCTAATCGTGTAGAACAAACCTATATAAATGATGAAGCTTTCCTCCTAGACGAAGATACTCGTTTCGGAGGAAAGCGTCCTTTGCGTTCGTTTAATGGCGTGCGGTTTCAAAAAGGGTTCAGCGACCACCTGCCACTCATTGTGAAATTTAAGTTCTAA
- a CDS encoding peptide MFS transporter, whose translation MFENQPKGLYALALANTGERFGYYTMLAVFALFLRANYGLTPGTAGVIYSSFLMFVYFFPLIGGFMADKFGFGKMVTTGIIIMFLGYLLLSVPLGGNTVALVVMLVALLSIGLGTGLFKGNLQVMVGDLYNDPQFADKRDSGFSIFYMAINIGALFAPTAAIRIMEWAQQSLNVSENDSYHFAFAVACASLILSIAIYYAFRSTFRHVEGGSKKNGNTSEEDTLSPSETKERLIALLLVFGVVAFFWMSFHQNGLSLTYFANEFTETSADGLKAMAFNVWNLVAIIVMVYAAFSLFQGKSFSGKVKSGLVIIAALAFLSYSYNSIEGSVEVKAPIFQQFNPFYVVALTPVSLAIFGWLAARNKEPKAPRKIAYGMIVAAVAFCLMLYASLTLPSPADQASLGDAAPRVSSYWLISTYLILTFGELLLSPMGISFVSKVAPPKYKGACMGGWFVSTALGNQLVMVGGLLWGDLPLWTVWAVFACLCLLAAAFMFLIMKRLEKVC comes from the coding sequence ATGTTTGAAAACCAACCTAAAGGTCTTTATGCTTTGGCGCTTGCCAACACAGGAGAGCGATTCGGCTATTACACGATGTTGGCCGTCTTTGCTTTGTTTTTAAGAGCTAATTACGGATTGACACCTGGCACAGCCGGCGTCATTTACAGTTCGTTCTTGATGTTTGTTTACTTCTTCCCTCTTATTGGTGGCTTTATGGCTGATAAGTTTGGGTTTGGAAAAATGGTAACCACAGGTATTATCATTATGTTTTTGGGCTATCTGTTGCTCTCTGTTCCCTTGGGCGGCAACACGGTAGCACTTGTGGTAATGTTGGTTGCCCTGTTGAGTATCGGCTTGGGGACAGGTCTTTTTAAAGGTAACCTGCAAGTAATGGTGGGCGATCTTTATAATGATCCGCAGTTCGCTGATAAGCGCGACTCTGGCTTTTCAATTTTCTATATGGCCATCAACATCGGTGCACTGTTTGCTCCAACGGCGGCTATTCGTATTATGGAATGGGCTCAGCAGAGTCTTAATGTCAGTGAAAACGACTCATATCATTTTGCTTTCGCAGTAGCATGTGCTTCATTGATACTATCCATTGCAATTTACTATGCATTCCGCAGTACTTTCCGCCATGTTGAGGGTGGTTCTAAAAAGAATGGAAATACCTCTGAGGAAGACACGCTCTCGCCTTCTGAAACAAAAGAGCGCCTGATTGCATTGTTACTTGTGTTTGGTGTTGTGGCTTTCTTCTGGATGTCATTCCATCAAAATGGTCTTTCACTGACCTATTTCGCCAATGAGTTTACTGAGACTTCTGCTGATGGTTTGAAAGCCATGGCGTTTAATGTTTGGAACCTCGTGGCTATCATTGTCATGGTTTATGCGGCATTCTCTCTGTTTCAGGGTAAATCATTTTCGGGTAAGGTAAAAAGCGGTCTGGTTATCATTGCTGCTCTGGCTTTCTTAAGTTATAGTTATAATTCAATTGAAGGTAGTGTTGAAGTTAAGGCTCCAATCTTCCAACAGTTCAACCCCTTCTATGTAGTAGCACTGACACCTGTATCGCTTGCTATATTTGGATGGCTCGCAGCTCGTAATAAAGAGCCTAAGGCACCACGCAAAATTGCTTATGGTATGATTGTGGCTGCTGTGGCATTCTGCTTGATGCTCTATGCTTCACTCACCTTACCTTCGCCTGCAGATCAAGCTAGTCTTGGTGATGCAGCTCCCCGCGTGTCTTCATACTGGTTGATTAGTACATACCTTATTCTTACTTTTGGTGAGCTGTTGCTCTCGCCAATGGGTATCTCGTTCGTATCTAAGGTCGCACCTCCAAAATACAAAGGTGCGTGCATGGGCGGATGGTTTGTTTCTACAGCCCTCGGCAACCAACTTGTGATGGTTGGTGGACTTCTTTGGGGTGACCTTCCTCTATGGACTGTATGGGCAGTATTTGCATGTCTATGCCTGTTGGCAGCAGCTTTCATGTTCTTAATTATGAAACGACTGGAGAAAGTCTGCTAA